A region from the Agrobacterium vitis genome encodes:
- a CDS encoding acyl-homoserine-lactone synthase: MQILTVSPDQYERSRSFLKQMHRLRATVFGGRLEWEVSITAGQERDQYDGYKPTYLLAITDSGRVAGCARLLPAFGPTMLEQTFPQLLETGSLVAHSGMVESSRFCVDTALVSRRDASQLHVATLTLFAGIIEWSMANGYNEIVTATDLRFERILKRAGWPMQRLGPPVAIGNTIAIAGSLPADRTSFRQVCPPGYHSIPRIDVAAIRSAA, encoded by the coding sequence ATGCAGATACTGACAGTCTCGCCGGACCAATACGAACGTAGTCGAAGCTTCCTCAAACAAATGCACCGTCTTCGCGCGACGGTGTTCGGCGGCCGCCTGGAATGGGAAGTCTCCATTACAGCCGGGCAAGAGCGCGACCAGTACGATGGTTACAAGCCGACCTACCTTCTGGCGATTACCGATAGTGGACGTGTCGCAGGTTGCGCCCGTCTTCTTCCGGCTTTCGGCCCTACGATGCTGGAGCAGACTTTTCCGCAACTCCTCGAAACGGGTTCGCTCGTCGCGCATTCCGGGATGGTCGAGAGCTCGCGCTTCTGTGTCGATACCGCGCTTGTCTCGCGGAGGGACGCAAGCCAACTGCATGTCGCCACGCTCACCCTGTTCGCCGGCATCATCGAATGGTCTATGGCCAATGGCTACAACGAGATCGTCACCGCGACCGATCTTCGCTTCGAGCGCATCCTGAAGCGGGCGGGCTGGCCAATGCAACGGCTCGGCCCACCGGTCGCAATCGGCAACACCATCGCCATTGCGGGCAGCCTGCCGGCAGATAGGACGAGCTTCCGGCAGGTTTGCCCACCGGGCTATCATTCGATCCCCCGGATCGACGTGGCAGCGATCAGGAGTGCCGCGTGA